CTGTTTTGGCAATTATCGGTAATGAAGGAGAAGATATTTCAGGATTAACAGGTGGAGGTGGAGCTGCTGCTCCTGCTGCAACTTCTGAAGAGAAAAAAGAAGAGCCCAAAGCAGAAACACCTGCAGCTCCGGAACAGGCATCCGCTGAAGTTCCTGCAGGAGTGGAGGTGATTACAATGCCTAGACTTTCTGATACAATGACGGAAGGTAAAGTGGCTAAATGGCACAAAAACGTAGGAGATACAGTAAAAGAAGGAGATCTTCTTGCTGAGATCGAAACAGATAAAGCGGTTCAGGATTTTGAATCCGAATTCAACGGAGTATTACTGAAACAAGGCGTAGAAGAAGGAGGTGCTGCTCCGGTTGATAGTGTTTTAGCGATTATTGGCCCTGCTGGAACAGATATTACAGGAGTGGGTGCTGCAAAATCCGCGACTCCATCATCAGAAAAGTCTGCTGAACAAAAAACTGAGGCTAAAGCAGAAGAAAAAGCTGCTCCGGTTGTAAGTTCTTCATCTACAGACAGAGTTGCAATTTCTCCATTAGCAAAGAAAATGGCTCAGGATAAAGGTGTTGACATCAACAGCATCCAGGGTTCAGGCGAAAATGGAAGAATCGTTAAAAAAGATATTGAAAATTATCAGCCGTCTGCAAAACCAGCAGCTTCGGCTCCGTCCGCAAGTCCTGCCGCACAGGTTGCATTAAGTTTTGTACAAGGTGAAGATACAGAAACTCCAAATTCACAAGTAAGAAACGTTATCGCAAAACGTCTTTCTGAAAGTAAGTTCTCTGCACCTCACTACTATCTGATGGTAGAAATCAATATGGATAAAGCGATTGAGGCCAGAAAAGAAATCAATTCTTTACCGGATACTAAAATTTCTTTCAATGATATGATTATTAAGGCAACAGCCGTTGCTTTAAGAAAACACCCTCAGGTAAATTCAAGCTGGGCAGGTGATAAGATCATCCACAGAGGAAACATCAATATTGGTGTAGCCGTTGCAATTCCTGACGGATTGGTAGTTCCTGTACTTAAAAATACAGATCAAATGAACTACACTCAAATTTCTGCTGCGGTGAAAGATATGGCTTCCAGAGCAAAATCTAAAGGTCTTAAAGCGAACGAAATGGAAGGTTCCACATTCTCAATTTCAAACTTGGGTATGTTCGGAATTGAAACTTTCACAAGTATCATCAACCAGCCAAACTCCGCTATCCTTTCAGTAGGTGCAATCATCGAGAAGCCTGTTGTGAAAAACGGTCAGATTGTAGTTGGAAACATCATGAAGCTTTCATTAGCTTGTGATCACAGAGTGGTAGACGGTGCTACTGGTGCTCAGTTCTTACAAACCTTAAAAACGTATTTAGAGAATCCATTAACTTTGTTACTGTAATTTTCTAAAGGTATAAATAAGAAACGCTTCTCAATTTGAGAAGCGTTTTTTTATAATATCACAGTTTAGATAAGAATGCTTTCGACGAGGCTCAACATGACACTGCAAATATTCAGAGTAATCATTTTACTATTGTTAGAGAATTACTGTCATGCTGAGCGAAGGAGAAGTATTTCAAAGACACGAAATTTAACGGTATGAATAATCTTGAAATGGAATTTATCATATTATAATTCACTTTAAAATTATCTTATATCTCAAATCAATTTACTATTTTTGAATCATGATTAAAGCAAGAAATATCCATAAATCATATGGAAATTTAGAAGTATTAAAGGGAGTTGATATCCATATAAAAGTTGGAGAAGTTGTTTCTATTGTTGGAGAATCGGGAGCCGGAAAATCTACACTTTTGCAGATTTTAGGAACCTTGGATCTTCCTACCAATTCGAAAGGTTTTGATACGGAAATAACGATTGCTGGGGAGTCTTTTATTAATATGAATGATAAACAGCTTTCTAAATTCAGAAACCAAAATATTGGTTTTGTTTTTCAGTTTCACCAATTGCTTCCTGAATTTACGGCTTTGGAAAATGTGTTGCTTCCTACAAAAATTGCAGGCGCCAGTGAAAAAGAAGCGATAGAGAAAGCCTATGCTTTATTTGAAGATTTGAAAATAGAGCAGAGGTTACATCATAAACCCAATCAATTATCTGGAGGTGAAGCACAGAGGGTAGCTGTAGCAAGGGCTTTAATCAATTCCCCGAAAATTATTTTTGCAGATGAGCCTACAGGGAATTTAGATTCAAAAAATGCGGATGATCTTCACCGTCTTTTTTTTGATTTAAGAGATAAATATAACCAGACTTTCGTGATTGTAACCCATAATCCCGGTCTTGCTGAGATTACCGACAGAAAATTAGTGATGAAAGACGGAATGATTATCGAATAAACTTTCCAGCAAATGATGAAACCTTTTATTTTTTTATTTTTTCTTATTATTTCCTGTTCAAAATTTGAGTCTCAGGCTAGTCATGCTATTGATTATTTGCCAAAATCAAGAATTCTGGAAATCAAGAACTATATTAAAGGTAAGGATTACAATCAGGATTTAGCCGTTTTTATCAATTTCAAAATTCACTCAGGAAAGTACAGGTATTTCGTTTATGATCTGAAGAACGATAAGGTACTGCAAAAAGCAATTGTTGCTCATGGTGACGGTTCGGTTATTAAAAACTCACAAAGCCTTCAATTTAGCAATACAGATGGTTCTCATCAGTCATCTTTAGGAAAATACGAAATAAAGGAAAGTTATACTGGAAAATTTGGTAAAGCTTACCGACTGGACGGTTTGGATGAAAGCAATAGTAATGCAAGATCAAGAGCCATTGTTCTTCATTCTTACTACTGCATTCCGGATCATGAATCTAACAACCCTGCCTGTTTAAGTTTTGGCTGTCCGATGCTTTCAAAAAATGCGTTTAATAAAACTGCCACATACATCGATCAGTCAGAACAACCGGTTATTTTGTATGCTTTTTACTAATTTTATAATTCATATATAATTTAATTCTCAAATGTCTATTAAATTTCTTGCTGAGGACGACAGACCACGTGAAAAGTTTTTATCAAAAGGTAAGAACTCGCTTTCTGATTCAGAATTATTAGCCATTATTATGGGAAGTGGAAATAAAGATGAAACAGCAGTTGAATTAGCCAGAAAAATATTAGCATCCGTTAATAATAACTGGCATCAGCTAAGTTTACTTTCTTTAAAAGATTTAATGAAATTTAAAGGAATTGGAGAAGTTAAAGCCATTTCTATAGTAACCGCTTTGGAAATCGGAAGACGACGAGCCGAACAGCAGCTTCCTGAAAAACGTATAATTTCAGGAAGTAACGATGCATATCTTATTTTAAAAAATCACTTATCAGATCTGAGAACTGAAGAATTTTGGGCCATATTTCTGAATCAAAGCAATAAAGTTATTCATCTTACACAGTTGACACAAGGAGGAATAAACCAGTCTATCGTAGATATAAGAATTTTATTCAGAACGGCTCTTGATCATTATTCCACTGGAATAATCATTGCTCATAATCATCCTTCAGGAAACTTAAAACCCAGTACAGATGATCTTGATATCACACAAAAAATAAAAGAAGCTGGAAATATGTTAAGTATTCAGTTACTGGATCATTTAATTATTACACAAAATTCATATCTAAGTTTTTCAGACGAAGGATTACTATGATTAGAAAATTAAAGTATGAAAGTATCGATTTTGATAAATATACTCAATGTTTAGAGAATTCTGAGCAGAAAAACTGGCATGCTAAAAAAGAAATCCTGGACGAACTTTCAGGAAACTGGGAAATTTTGGTATATAAGGATTATGAAGCTGTTCTCCCTGTTCCATTAGTAAAAAAAATGGGAATCAGGCTTGTCATTATGCCGCTTTTTTGCCAGCAGCTGGGAGTTTTTTCATCAAGTGATAATCCGGAGATCAATGATCAGTTTTTAAAAGCTTTAAAGAAAAATTATAAAATATTATATTATTCTTTCAATCAGTATAACTTATTCTCTTCTGACACTGAAAAAAGAAAAAATTATATCATCCCAATTTCCGATTATGAGATTTTAAGAAGGAAAAAATATTTCAAAGGGAGGAAGTCTACAGTTAAATGTGCACAACATCTTACTTACCATGAAATAGAACTAAATGCTGCTCATATTTCATTTATTGAAAATAATTTTAAAGGGCTTTCGAAGATAAGTGATATCAAAAAATTTAAAGATTATCTCAACTTTCTTGACACTAACAATTCACTGAAGCTCTGTGCAGCGTATCTGGATCAACAATTAATAAATATTGCCGTTTTAGTTTCAGAAAAAGATGAATTTTCATTATTAGCTTTGATTAATGATGAAGCTTATAAAAAAGAAGACGGGGCCTCTTTTTTAATAGACAAAATTCTTAGTCATTATATTCATGAGAAAAGTTTTAATTTTATGGGAAGCAATATCCGGGGAATTGAAATTTTCTTTAAAAGTTTTGGCGCAGAGCTTTATGATTACAGCTTTATTCAGAGTAAAATACTGAAGAAATTTTTATAAAAATAAAATGTCTTTGTTCTTACTGCACAATCCTGTGTTTTTCAGAGATAAATTCAGAAAATATTAGTAATTTTGCTACCTCAAATTATGACAAATTTTTCAGGATATCTTCCGTATGCATTTGCATTAATTATTGCAATACCTTTCTTGGTTTTACTAAGACAGTTTGTATTTACTTATATCAGACTTAAAGAACAGGAAATCAAACTACTTTCTGTAAAATCAAATTCTGAAAATAAAACGCAGGCTTATGAAAGGATGACCTTATTTTTGGAGAGAATAAAGCCTTCAAACCTTGTTCAGAGGTTTAATAAAGACTTGGCCAGTCATGAGTTTATTTTCCTTACAGAAAAAACAATCAACGAAGAATTCGAATATAATTCTTCTCAACAATTATATATTACAAAAAATTCATGGCAAAACATTGTTGAGT
Above is a genomic segment from Chryseobacterium geocarposphaerae containing:
- a CDS encoding pyruvate dehydrogenase complex dihydrolipoamide acetyltransferase gives rise to the protein MAEVITMPRLSDTMTEGKVAKWHKKVGDKVKEGDILAEIETDKAVQDFESEVEGTLLYVGVEEGNAATVDSVLAIIGNEGEDISGLTGGGGAAAPAATSEEKKEEPKAETPAAPEQASAEVPAGVEVITMPRLSDTMTEGKVAKWHKNVGDTVKEGDLLAEIETDKAVQDFESEFNGVLLKQGVEEGGAAPVDSVLAIIGPAGTDITGVGAAKSATPSSEKSAEQKTEAKAEEKAAPVVSSSSTDRVAISPLAKKMAQDKGVDINSIQGSGENGRIVKKDIENYQPSAKPAASAPSASPAAQVALSFVQGEDTETPNSQVRNVIAKRLSESKFSAPHYYLMVEINMDKAIEARKEINSLPDTKISFNDMIIKATAVALRKHPQVNSSWAGDKIIHRGNINIGVAVAIPDGLVVPVLKNTDQMNYTQISAAVKDMASRAKSKGLKANEMEGSTFSISNLGMFGIETFTSIINQPNSAILSVGAIIEKPVVKNGQIVVGNIMKLSLACDHRVVDGATGAQFLQTLKTYLENPLTLLL
- a CDS encoding ABC transporter ATP-binding protein, yielding MIKARNIHKSYGNLEVLKGVDIHIKVGEVVSIVGESGAGKSTLLQILGTLDLPTNSKGFDTEITIAGESFINMNDKQLSKFRNQNIGFVFQFHQLLPEFTALENVLLPTKIAGASEKEAIEKAYALFEDLKIEQRLHHKPNQLSGGEAQRVAVARALINSPKIIFADEPTGNLDSKNADDLHRLFFDLRDKYNQTFVIVTHNPGLAEITDRKLVMKDGMIIE
- a CDS encoding murein L,D-transpeptidase catalytic domain-containing protein — protein: MMKPFIFLFFLIISCSKFESQASHAIDYLPKSRILEIKNYIKGKDYNQDLAVFINFKIHSGKYRYFVYDLKNDKVLQKAIVAHGDGSVIKNSQSLQFSNTDGSHQSSLGKYEIKESYTGKFGKAYRLDGLDESNSNARSRAIVLHSYYCIPDHESNNPACLSFGCPMLSKNAFNKTATYIDQSEQPVILYAFY
- the radC gene encoding RadC family protein; this encodes MSIKFLAEDDRPREKFLSKGKNSLSDSELLAIIMGSGNKDETAVELARKILASVNNNWHQLSLLSLKDLMKFKGIGEVKAISIVTALEIGRRRAEQQLPEKRIISGSNDAYLILKNHLSDLRTEEFWAIFLNQSNKVIHLTQLTQGGINQSIVDIRILFRTALDHYSTGIIIAHNHPSGNLKPSTDDLDITQKIKEAGNMLSIQLLDHLIITQNSYLSFSDEGLL
- a CDS encoding DUF7935 family protein, which translates into the protein MTNFSGYLPYAFALIIAIPFLVLLRQFVFTYIRLKEQEIKLLSVKSNSENKTQAYERMTLFLERIKPSNLVQRFNKDLASHEFIFLTEKTINEEFEYNSSQQLYITKNSWQNIVESKNAVIDLLHKTYAGLNGNTNLEEFKTIFIMNYMENEDYISITIEDLRREILIIA